Proteins from a genomic interval of Phenylobacterium sp. LH3H17:
- the trpA gene encoding tryptophan synthase subunit alpha, with amino-acid sequence MTKARIEARFAQLKAENRAAFVPYVMAGDPDAATAAAILKALPGAGADLIEVGFPFSDPMAEGPPIQRAAQRALANGMTLKGVLAAVAQFRKGDDTTPVILMGYANPLIGWGFPAFARDMAAAGVDGLIVVDIPPEEADPLADALDAENLSLIRLATPTTDDARLPIVVRRTSGFVYYVSVAGVTGVKEADADTVAPHVARVRAASGLPVAVGFGIKTPERAGAIAKVADAVVVGSALVDEVAFALAMNESVTGRVLSKVESLAKAVRSARVESLTV; translated from the coding sequence TTGACCAAAGCCCGTATCGAGGCCCGCTTCGCCCAGCTCAAGGCGGAGAACCGGGCGGCCTTCGTCCCCTATGTCATGGCCGGCGATCCCGACGCCGCCACCGCCGCGGCGATCCTGAAGGCCCTGCCGGGCGCCGGCGCGGACCTGATCGAGGTGGGCTTCCCGTTCTCCGATCCCATGGCCGAGGGGCCGCCGATCCAGCGCGCCGCCCAGCGGGCGCTGGCGAACGGCATGACCTTGAAGGGCGTGCTGGCCGCGGTGGCGCAGTTCCGCAAGGGCGACGACACGACGCCCGTGATCCTGATGGGCTACGCCAATCCGCTGATCGGCTGGGGCTTTCCGGCCTTCGCCCGCGACATGGCCGCCGCCGGGGTCGACGGCCTGATCGTCGTCGACATCCCGCCGGAAGAAGCCGATCCCCTGGCCGACGCGCTCGACGCGGAGAACCTGTCCCTGATCCGGCTGGCCACGCCGACTACCGACGATGCGCGACTGCCCATCGTCGTGCGCCGCACCTCGGGCTTCGTCTATTACGTGTCCGTCGCCGGGGTGACGGGGGTGAAGGAAGCCGACGCCGACACCGTGGCGCCCCATGTGGCCCGGGTCCGCGCCGCCTCCGGCCTGCCGGTGGCGGTGGGCTTCGGCATCAAGACGCCGGAGCGCGCCGGAGCGATCGCCAAGGTCGCCGACGCCGTGGTGGTGGGTTCCGCGCTGGTTGACGAGGTCGCTTTCGCCTTGGCAATGAACGAATCTGTGACCGGGCGGGTGCTTTCCAAAGTCGAATCCTTGGCTAAGGCTGTGCGCTCCGCGCGAGTCGAAAGCCTCACGGTGTAG
- a CDS encoding acetyl-CoA carboxylase carboxyltransferase subunit beta: MAMAEQRNDKPGKGGPQGPRERRGWLAKIAPGVRNLVAKRETPENLWVKCPDTGEMIYRSDLEAALWVTPSGSHMRIGADQRLRYTFDDGVYEKLAAPTGVVDDPLKFPDVRPYMERLKAARKTIGSQDAMTSAYGTIKGQGAVVSVQDFAFMGGSLGIGVGEAFIKAAQEAVRREVPYVIFTAAGGARMQEGTLALMQMARTTLALNEVKAAGLPYIVVLTDPTTGGVTASYAMLGDIHLAEPNAMIAFAGRRVIEQTIRETLPVGFQRAEFLVERGMVDRVVTRAELPQVLGSLLKTLMMGRARSKAA, from the coding sequence ATGGCGATGGCTGAACAGCGAAACGACAAGCCCGGCAAGGGCGGTCCCCAGGGGCCCCGCGAGCGACGCGGATGGCTGGCCAAGATCGCGCCCGGCGTGCGCAATCTGGTGGCCAAGCGCGAGACCCCCGAGAATCTCTGGGTGAAGTGCCCCGACACCGGGGAAATGATCTATCGCTCGGACCTGGAGGCCGCCCTTTGGGTGACCCCCTCCGGCAGTCACATGCGGATCGGCGCCGATCAGCGCCTGCGCTACACCTTTGACGACGGGGTCTATGAGAAGCTGGCGGCGCCTACGGGCGTGGTCGACGACCCGCTGAAGTTCCCCGACGTGCGCCCCTACATGGAACGGCTGAAGGCCGCCCGGAAGACCATCGGGTCGCAGGACGCCATGACCAGCGCCTACGGGACCATCAAGGGTCAGGGCGCGGTAGTCTCGGTGCAGGACTTCGCCTTCATGGGCGGTTCGCTGGGCATCGGGGTGGGCGAGGCCTTCATCAAGGCCGCCCAGGAAGCCGTGCGCCGCGAGGTCCCCTATGTGATCTTCACCGCCGCCGGCGGGGCGCGGATGCAGGAGGGCACGCTGGCCCTGATGCAGATGGCGCGCACGACCCTGGCGCTGAACGAGGTCAAGGCCGCGGGCCTGCCCTATATCGTGGTGCTCACCGACCCGACCACGGGCGGGGTCACGGCGTCGTACGCCATGCTGGGCGACATCCACCTGGCCGAGCCCAACGCCATGATCGCCTTCGCCGGCCGCCGGGTGATCGAGCAGACGATCCGCGAGACCCTGCCGGTGGGCTTCCAGCGCGCCGAGTTCCTGGTGGAGCGCGGCATGGTCGACCGAGTGGTCACCCGCGCCGAACTGCCCCAGGTCCTGGGCTCCCTGCTCAAGACCCTGATGATGGGACGCGCGCGTTCGAAAGCGGCCTGA